GAGGGATCGAAGCGCAGCGACTTCAACCCGGGCGAGAGCGCCACGCGGCCCGTCACCGAGAGGGTCCGGCCGTGGGCCACCACCACCTCGCCCGTCCGGCCGTTGGCCACGTACACCGCGCGGGCCGTGTCACTGGCGGTGATGGCCACCGCGCCACGCCCCACCTTCACCCGCTCCAGGGGCTCGAAGGAGGCCGTGTCGATCACCGTCACCTCGTCCGACGCCTCGCTCGTCACCCAGGCCGTGCGCCCGTCATCCGCGAAGGCGAACTCATGGTGCCCCTGGCCCACCTCCACCGTCGCGAGCGGCTTCTGCGTGCGGTGGTCGATGACCGTGACGGTGCCGTCTCCGTCGTTGCCCACCCAGAGCGTCCGCCCGTCCGGCGAGAGCGCCAGGCGCGTCGGCTCGCGGCCCACCTCCAGGTGGGCACTGGCCAGGAAGGTCCGGGTGTCCACCCGCGACACACGGTGCGCCGTGGGCATGCTCACGTACAGCGCGCTCCGATCCGGATGGAGCGCCCAGTCCGCCGCGGGCGCGGAGAGCGTGACGAGGCTGCGCAGCTTCGTGCGGCTGAAGGCCAGCTGGGGGTTGATGACGGAGAGGGTGTTGTCGTGGTTCAGCGCGAGGACGAAGTAGGAGTTCAGGTCCGCGTCCGCCTGCACCGAGAGCAGTCCGCCCAGGTACGTCTTCACCTTCGCGGCGCACTGCGCGTCCGTGAGTGCCTCGGTGCCCTCGCGCAGGGACATCCACCCGAGGGGGCGGGCCCCACGCACCGGCTCGCCGGAGCGGGCATCGGTGAGGGTAAAGGTGGCGATGGCCTCGGACCGAGCCTCCACCGGACCGGCGCCCACGGCGGGCCGCAGGTCGAACTGGATGGACAGGCCTTCACGCTCGACACGCGGGCCTTCTGGAGCCCTCGGGCCAGGGGCGGTGGGCGGCGTCTCCACGGGAGCCACCACGACGGGCGCGGGTGCGGCCACGGCAGGCCGCTCCGGGAGCAGCGCCTGGACAGCGACAGCGAGGGACAAGGGCCCCAGCGTGCACAGGGCGATGAGCGTCTTCTTCATGGGGGTCGTATCGAGGGAGGAAGAGAGGGAGCGGAGGGGAGGCTCCCCGGGCGGCACGGAGACCCGCGCCGCCCGGGAGCCGAGGCTGTTCCCGCGAGCTACGGCTGCACGCGGACGATGCCCCACAGGCCATCGGCGAGCATGGAGGCGGGCTGATCCCGGTACATGTAGTCACCCGGGATGGCGTTCGCGCCGCCCGCGCCGTAGAGCGGCGTGAAGTTCCAGGCCTTCATCACCGACATGCCGTCCTGCGTGGTCATCGCGCAGGACTTCGTGTTGGTGCCCTGGAAGTCGGAGCCGGAGCCATCCGCCCAGGCGTCGTGGATCCACTCGGCGCCGTGCAGGGTGAAGGCGTGCTGGCGCGCGTGCCCCGAGGGCTGCACCACGCGGAAGCGGACCGCCGCGCCGGGCTTCGCGGTGAACACCGGCGTCTCCGGATCTCCATGCACCCGCGAGCTGAAGACATCGCCCAGTTGCTGGTCGTTCACCGTGCCCTCGCTGGCGTGGGGCGGCAGGCCGAGCCGGGCCCAGAGGGGCTCGGTGCGGTAGTTGAAGCCCTTGTGCCCCACATCCTCGGCATCGTCCGCGCCGCTCATGTTGCGCAGCGCGGTGCCTCCGTTGAGGTCCGGATCGTTCGACTGGAACGCCGGCCGGTCGCTGTGGAGCGCGAGCTCGTCCTGGTAGACGAGCACGAACTCGCGGAAGGACGTGGTGGTGCCGCTCCGGGTCTTGTACGTCACCGTGGCCTGGGCCTCGGTGCCCGTGTCCGCGCTCCAGGTGGCGCCCTGCGGCTCGACGATGAGCGTGCCCACCGCGCCGTGCATGCCGTGGGTCACCACGTCCGCCATGTCGCGCAGGTTGACGGCGCCCAGCTCCACCGGCTTGCCCTCGAAGAGGAGCGTGTTGCCGCCCTGGTCCGTGAGCTTGAAGTCGGCGGCCGACAGCAACGCCTGGATGGTGAAGTCGAGCAGGTTGATGCCCGAGGCGAGCTTCGTCACCTCGTAGCGGCCGGCGTACCACTGGTAGGTGCGCGACTGGCCGGGAGCCACCGTCTGCACGCTGTTGTAGCCCACGTTGGCGCCGTCCCCGCGGTTCACGTCGTACTGGAGCAGCTGCGGGTGCAGCGACACCTGGCTGGACATGGGCACCTGGTTGACGTTGAAGCCATCGGTGATGGGCGTGAGGTAGTTCCAGTGCGGAGAGCGGGTGAACTGCGCGGGCAGCTCGTTGACGAGCTTCACCTCGATGCACTCGCCCGCGGCGGCCCGGAGGATGAGCGGCTCCGGACGGCGCGCACCCGAGCGCACGGCGGCCAGGTGCTCGGCCTTCACGAAGAGGATGGCGTCCGGGTCATACAGCCCGTGCTTCTGGCTGTAGACGAGCTTGCCTCCCGGCACGTTGCCCCGGGCGGTGATGGCGTGGACGGTGTAGAGCCGCTTGGGTGCCGTGGTGGGGCACGCGGGCACCACCTTGGTCAGGTCCAGGCGCGCGGTGTTGTTGGGCAGCGGCTTGAGGTCCGAGCGCGCCTGGCCATACGAGCGGACGATGCCCCACAGGCCGTTCCACAAGTCGTCCGTCGAGGCGCCCTGGTACAGGTAGTCCGCCGCGCCGAGCAGGTTCTTGTTGCCGGGAATCTCCAGCATGAACTCCATGTGCTCGGAGATGCCGATGGCCTGGCCGTTGACGAAGCCGCTGTCCTTGCGATCCGGCTCGTGCAGCCACTTCAGCCCGTTGAGGGTGAAGACGTGCTGGTCCTCCTGGGCGCCCTGAATCATGCGGATCTGCACCCGGTCTCCCTCGTACACCGGCAGCAGCGGCGTGAAGGGGTCGCCGTGCAGGTCCGAGCGGAACACGTTGGCCATGTCACCCAGGTCTCCCGGCCGGGGAGCCCACTCGCCATCCGGGCCCTTCGAGGCGATGCGCAGCGGAATGGGCTCGTGGCGGTAGTTGACGAGCATGGAGCCCGGATCCGCGGTGGAGAGGACCTCGGGGGCCACCACGCCCGCCGGGTGTTCCACGGCCCGGGGCAGCGCCACCTCGTGAATCGTGGGCGGATTCACCGGCTTGCCACTGGCGTCGTAGACGATGGCGTAGTCGGCGAAGGCCAGGTTGAACTCGCGGAAGCTGTCCGCGCTGTTCGCGGTGAGGATGTCCGCCTTGAAGCTGGTGGGGCCGCCGTCGTCGCGCGTGCCGAAGACGGTGCCCGTCACCGGATCCCTCCAGGTGCTGCCGGCTGGCTCCACCACCAGCGCGCCGTAGAAGCCGTGGTGCTGGGCGGACGAGGGCGTGAAGTGGTCATGCGTGAAGACGGTGCGCATGGTGCGGTCCTTGCCCGCGCTGTTGACGAGCGGATCCGCCCACCAGCGCTGGCGGGTGCTCTGCGCGCCCAGCGGAGCCCCGGGAATGCGCGGGTGCGAGGTGGCCGAGAGGAAGACGCGTGAGCCGCTCTGCGTCAGCGCGCCATCCGCCGCGAAGGCGCCACCGGCCGCGTTGGCCGCGTCGATGCGGGCGCGCACGTCGTCCGCCGAGAAGGTGCCGTCCTCATAGTTCCAGCCGTTGCCCGAGCCGTCCGAGGCCGTCACGTCGAACTTCACCAGGTGGATGTGCTGGCCGATGGTGTCCGTGGGCGTGAAGACCTGGAAGTCATCCGCCTCGAGCACGTCCGGGATGAGGTTGGTGGCGGTGAAGTTGATGCAGTCGCCGGAGTTGGCCCGGAAGAAGAAGGGCTCGGGCGAGCGCGTCTTGTCCAGCGTGGCCTGCACGTCGCGCTCGAGCACCATGATGCGGCCCTGCGGGTCATGCCAGCCCGCCTTGTTCACCGTCAGGTCCGTCTGCACGTAGGCCGCGCGGTAGTTGCGCTCGGGAGCGCCCGGCTTGCAGGGCTCGGAGAAGGGAGCGCCCGGCTTGGGCGGCTGGCCGTTGACGAGGAACCAGCCCGACTGGCCCTCCGGCGTATAGGCCGGGTAGCCCGCAGCGGGCCAGCCGTAGCGCGTGTTGACGCGGGCCGCTCCGGCGAGCTGCCCCGCGTGGTACTGCATGGCCACCTTCTCGCCCGGCGTGCCGTCCTCGGGCAGCAGCTTGATGTTCGCCTTGTGCACCTCCACGTCGAACTCGCCGCGCCGGCCGTACTCCACCGCGTGCTCGACGGCGGGCACGCCCGTCATGATGTGCCGCGGCAGACCACCGTTGTGCTCGAGGTCCAGCGGCGGCTGCGGAGGCCGGTGGCCCGGCACGCCCGCGACGAAGAAGGGGTAGCCGGGCACGGCCGGGCGCTGCGCGGTGCCACCGCTGGCCAGCGCCACCTGGGTGGGTGCATAGGTGGGCATGGGCGGCATGGCGCGGCCGGGCACGGGCACCACCGCCGGGTTAGGCGTGCCTCCGGAGATCTCCGCGTCCGGCAGCCGGCGATCCTGCGTGCCCGCCTCGAAGACGTCATGCGCCCGCCACAGCGCCCACATGCCCTGCGCGAAGTGCGGGTAGAGGTGGCAGTGGAAGATGGCATCGCCCACCGTGAGGTTGCGGTTGCCCGCGCCACCGTAGGTGATGTCGTACGTGAAGGCGCCGCCCGGGCCGATCGTCTGCGAGTCCAGGTAGGTGGAGTTGTCATCCGCCCACGAGTGCAGCCACTGGTGGCCGTGCAGGTGGAAGACGTGTGTCTCCTTGGGCCCCGCGTGGATGTTGCGGATGCGCACCGGATCTCCCAGGTAGCTGTGGTGCACGTTGGACGGGTCATCCGGGTAGAGCGCCGCCACCGCCCTGCCCTCCGCGTCCCGCTCCACGTTCAGCGCCGGATCTCCGTTGGCCCAGGACTCGAGGAAGAACTCCTCGAACTTGCACTCGGCGCAGTCCTTCGTGGGGCCGATCTTCTTGCGGTTGGCCAGCAGCTCCGAGCCCAGGCCCGAGGCGCCATAGTTGATGCCGAAGCCGTCCCGCACGCCGTGCAGCATGGGGCGCGTCTCCAGCTCCTGGAACGCCTGCACCGCCTTCATCTCGTCATGGAAGAGCACGGTGAACTCGCGGAAGCGGCCCTCGTTCAGCGAGACGCTGCTGTTCATCCCCGTGGTGGTGTAGCCACTGATGATGGCGTTGAGATCGCCGTGGACGATCTCCCCGCCCGCCGTGGTCATCCGCAGGAGGGGGATGCCCGCCGCGTCCACCGCGTCGTAGTCGATGAGCGGCGTGCCATCCGGGTTCGTCAGCGGCTGGCCCGTGGCGGGATCCTTCCGCGTCGCCGCCGCGAGCTGCGCCGCCGTCACCTGCGAGCGGTACCAGACCGAGCCCGCCGGCTCCACGTTCACCGCGCCGAACAGGCCGTGCGTCGTCGAGCCGCCCATGCCCTCGCCGCCCACCGGCGCCCCCATGCTCTGCACGAAGAAGGCGCCCTCGCGGTCCGCGTGCCAGTTGTAGACGCGCGTCTCGCCCGGCCCCGCCAGCGAGCTCCAGTTGAAGCCCACGTTCGAGCCGTCCGACATGATGTCCAGCGGCTGCAAGCCGTTCACGTGGAACGAGGCCAGCCGCGTCGCGGGCGAGTCGTTGCGCATGTCGCCGTTGTCCGGCTCCTCTCCCGGCTCCGGCGTCTCGGGCGGCAGGTTGAACGCCCAGTCCGGCGCCCCGTGCAGCGAGATCTGCTCCCGCGTGGGCGCCAGCCAGTTGGTGAACCGCACCTGCAGGCAGTCCCCCACGTTCGCCCGCAGCGTGAGGGGGCGCGGGCGCTTGCCGTCCCGCAGGCGCGCGTTGCCCGGCCCCACCGGGCGCGAGGCGTCCACCGCCACCACGTCAAGCTTCAGGGCGTAGATCATCCCCACCGGGTTGAATGAGCCGAAGCGGTTGTACGTGATGACCTGATCGAGCGCGACCACGTCCGCGGTCAGCGTTCGCGCACAGGACGCCAGTCCCGTACGGAGCTCGTCCACCGGTACAGCGGATGGGCTCGGTTCGTCCGCGGAGGACGATGCCTGGGGATCGCAGCCCGCTGCCAGCACGCTGGCCCACAGCAGCACGGCTCGGAGGGAGTGGCGACGTCTTGAATGGATGACGAGAGGGTTCATGACCGGACGGGGATTCCTG
The sequence above is drawn from the Archangium gephyra genome and encodes:
- a CDS encoding multicopper oxidase, with product MDELRTGLASCARTLTADVVALDQVITYNRFGSFNPVGMIYALKLDVVAVDASRPVGPGNARLRDGKRPRPLTLRANVGDCLQVRFTNWLAPTREQISLHGAPDWAFNLPPETPEPGEEPDNGDMRNDSPATRLASFHVNGLQPLDIMSDGSNVGFNWSSLAGPGETRVYNWHADREGAFFVQSMGAPVGGEGMGGSTTHGLFGAVNVEPAGSVWYRSQVTAAQLAAATRKDPATGQPLTNPDGTPLIDYDAVDAAGIPLLRMTTAGGEIVHGDLNAIISGYTTTGMNSSVSLNEGRFREFTVLFHDEMKAVQAFQELETRPMLHGVRDGFGINYGASGLGSELLANRKKIGPTKDCAECKFEEFFLESWANGDPALNVERDAEGRAVAALYPDDPSNVHHSYLGDPVRIRNIHAGPKETHVFHLHGHQWLHSWADDNSTYLDSQTIGPGGAFTYDITYGGAGNRNLTVGDAIFHCHLYPHFAQGMWALWRAHDVFEAGTQDRRLPDAEISGGTPNPAVVPVPGRAMPPMPTYAPTQVALASGGTAQRPAVPGYPFFVAGVPGHRPPQPPLDLEHNGGLPRHIMTGVPAVEHAVEYGRRGEFDVEVHKANIKLLPEDGTPGEKVAMQYHAGQLAGAARVNTRYGWPAAGYPAYTPEGQSGWFLVNGQPPKPGAPFSEPCKPGAPERNYRAAYVQTDLTVNKAGWHDPQGRIMVLERDVQATLDKTRSPEPFFFRANSGDCINFTATNLIPDVLEADDFQVFTPTDTIGQHIHLVKFDVTASDGSGNGWNYEDGTFSADDVRARIDAANAAGGAFAADGALTQSGSRVFLSATSHPRIPGAPLGAQSTRQRWWADPLVNSAGKDRTMRTVFTHDHFTPSSAQHHGFYGALVVEPAGSTWRDPVTGTVFGTRDDGGPTSFKADILTANSADSFREFNLAFADYAIVYDASGKPVNPPTIHEVALPRAVEHPAGVVAPEVLSTADPGSMLVNYRHEPIPLRIASKGPDGEWAPRPGDLGDMANVFRSDLHGDPFTPLLPVYEGDRVQIRMIQGAQEDQHVFTLNGLKWLHEPDRKDSGFVNGQAIGISEHMEFMLEIPGNKNLLGAADYLYQGASTDDLWNGLWGIVRSYGQARSDLKPLPNNTARLDLTKVVPACPTTAPKRLYTVHAITARGNVPGGKLVYSQKHGLYDPDAILFVKAEHLAAVRSGARRPEPLILRAAAGECIEVKLVNELPAQFTRSPHWNYLTPITDGFNVNQVPMSSQVSLHPQLLQYDVNRGDGANVGYNSVQTVAPGQSRTYQWYAGRYEVTKLASGINLLDFTIQALLSAADFKLTDQGGNTLLFEGKPVELGAVNLRDMADVVTHGMHGAVGTLIVEPQGATWSADTGTEAQATVTYKTRSGTTTSFREFVLVYQDELALHSDRPAFQSNDPDLNGGTALRNMSGADDAEDVGHKGFNYRTEPLWARLGLPPHASEGTVNDQQLGDVFSSRVHGDPETPVFTAKPGAAVRFRVVQPSGHARQHAFTLHGAEWIHDAWADGSGSDFQGTNTKSCAMTTQDGMSVMKAWNFTPLYGAGGANAIPGDYMYRDQPASMLADGLWGIVRVQP
- a CDS encoding YncE family protein — protein: MKKTLIALCTLGPLSLAVAVQALLPERPAVAAPAPVVVAPVETPPTAPGPRAPEGPRVEREGLSIQFDLRPAVGAGPVEARSEAIATFTLTDARSGEPVRGARPLGWMSLREGTEALTDAQCAAKVKTYLGGLLSVQADADLNSYFVLALNHDNTLSVINPQLAFSRTKLRSLVTLSAPAADWALHPDRSALYVSMPTAHRVSRVDTRTFLASAHLEVGREPTRLALSPDGRTLWVGNDGDGTVTVIDHRTQKPLATVEVGQGHHEFAFADDGRTAWVTSEASDEVTVIDTASFEPLERVKVGRGAVAITASDTARAVYVANGRTGEVVVAHGRTLSVTGRVALSPGLKSLRFDPSGRWAFVVNGARNEVTVLDASSGQARHVLNGFDAPDAVSFTDGYAYVRNTGDPRISLVKLASLEQPAAPGVVDVQVGQKAPEEARGLGLAAPFVPVPKGDGVIVSSPADKSLYFYREGMMAPMGTLLNYGREPKAVLVLNRSLEEVRPGVYSTQVRVKEPGTYDVAFLLDSPRVVACLEQRVGASAEVTARQAHRVQLEPRFDASMRWKAGEEHALRFHLTDSGSGEPVRAEEVSVLLFRSPGAWQWRGSPRALGDGEFEVTFRPPAPGQFKFLAGVESRGAPLGSFWPVTLGVVEGTDVKAATRLAGGVNP